A region of the Terriglobales bacterium genome:
TCAGTTCTCCTTCTGAAACCATGCCGGTGTAGCTTCAGGGGCGGCATGGAAGTTGAAAAGGGGCAAGGCCGTCGGCCTTGCCCCTGTTTTCTTGCGCCCGAAGCGCAGCTAACGCTGCCCGCCGAAGCCCGCCTGTTGCATTTCGTCGCGCGCGGCGTCGGCGGTGGAGCCGATGCCCTGCACGCGCAGCTTGAAGTCGTCGGGGTTCGACGCCGTTTCCAGCGCGGTTTCATACGTGATCAACTGCTGCTGGAACAGGTCGTAGAGCGACTGGTCGAAGGTCTGCATGCCGTACTGCGAAACGCCGGCAGAGATGGCTTCGCGAATTGCGCGCGTCTTCTCCGGCGTGATGATGCACTCGCGGATATAAGCAGTCGAAATCATGATCTCGACGGCGGGCACGCGGCCTACGCCGTCGGCGCGGCGCACCAGGCGCTGGCTGATGACCGCCCGGATGGTCGCCGCCAATTGAAGCCGGATCTGCTTCTGCTCCGGTGGCGGGAAGACGGAGATGATGCGGTTGATCGTCTCCACCGCGTCGAGCGTGTGCAGCGTGGAAAACACCAGGTGGCCGGTCTCGGCGGCGTGCAGCGCCGTGCCGATGGTTTCCAGGTCGCGCATTTCGCCGACCAGGATGACATCCGGGTCCTGGCGCAGGCTGGCGCGCAGCGCCGAGCCGAACGACGGCGTGTCCACTTCCACCTCGCGCTGGTTGACGAACCCCTTCTTGTCGCGGTGCAGGAACTCGATCGGGTCCTCGATGGTGATGATGTGCTCGGGCCGGGTGGAGTTGATGCGGTCGATCATCGCCGCCAGCGTGGTGGATTTGCCCGAGCCGGTAACGCCGGTCACCAGCACCAGCCCGCGCGCTTCTTCGCAGATCTGCTCCACGATCTTCGGCATGTAAAGCTCGTCGAGCGCGCGGATCTTGGTGGGGATGACGCGCAGCACCAGTCCGACGTTGCCGCGCTGCTGGAACACGTTCACGCGGAAGCGTCCCAGGCCGGCCACGCCGTACGCCATGTCGAGCTCGGCGTTCTCTTTGAACTTCTGCTTCTGCCGGTTGGACATCATGCTGAACGCCATGTTCAGCATGTCTTCCGCCGAGATGCGCGGCTGGTCGGTGAGCGGCACCAGTTCGCCGTCCACGCGAATGTGGGGATAGTTTCCGACTTTCAGGTGAAGGTCAGAGGCCTTACGCTCCATCGCGATACGGAGCAGGTCATCTATGTGCATGGCGCACCCGTGGCATACCTCGGCTCAACGGCGTGAGCCGCCGTTCAGGTGCGCTGAAAAGTATCACGGAGCGAGGGGGATAGCAATTGAGTAGAGGGCTGAAATCACCCCGGCTCACACCACGAACACATAGGACAAACGAAGGACACGCCTAAGACTCGCTGGCCCACAAGGAACTTGCCGGCCCGACTCCCACTTGACGGCGAAATGCCAAATGAGAACTGAGAACTGAGAGCTAAGAACTGAGAAAAAACATGATTCCGGTCGACTTGCGCCAACCGGGGTTCCTGCCGAAGGCCACGGCGCGACTTCCGTCCAACCCGCTAAGGTCAGGAGGAAACGTGGCCCTCAAACAGCTCGCAATGCCGGAGCGGCCTTGGTTGACTCCTGCCGCCTCTGCGCTCTTGGACGCTCCACCTCCCAATACGTAAGCGCCTGCGCGATCGTTTCACTGCGGCGGCGGTGTCGGTGCGGCCGGCGGTGGAGTCACAGCTCCCGGTGGCGGCGAAACCGCAGAGGGTGGCGGTGTAGTCGATGCCGGCGCGGTGTTCGTCGTCCCAGATGGCGACGTGGTGGCGCCGGTCGTCCCAGGAACGCTGGTTACGCCGGTGGCAGGCGTGATGCCGGTCGTGCCGCTGATCCCGCTTCCTCCGGTGATAACCGGCGGAGAAGTGATCACGGGCGTTGCTGGTGGAAGACTCGAGCACGGCGTTGCGGAGCTCGTCGAACCTGGCGGTGGCAGTGCGGTTGTGCTCGCTGTGGTTGGGCCCGGCAGCGATGTGCTTGGCATCGTCGCCGGTGTTGTGACCGTTGTCGTAGAAGAAGCGCTCGTCACCGACGGCAAAGGTGCGGTCGTGGTGGCCGGCGGAGGACAGAGCGCAGTCGAGCGCGCGGTGATGCCCGTCCGCGACGTATTGCTCGTCGGCGATGTGGCTCCCATCTGGCGGGTGGTGGACGGATTCGTGCTCGGCGTTGACGGCGTCGCCGCCAGCGCCGCCGGCGTGGTTGTGGCCGGCGCCGGCGTCGTCGTGCTGGTCTGGCCGGGAGCTGTCGGGCCTGTGGCGCCTGAAGGAACGCTTGTGCTGGTCTGCGCCACGGCCACGCTGCTCGCCAGCAGCGCGATGGCGATCAGAACTACGGCGGTTCGCATGGATTCTCCTTTGAGGATGAGGGCTTCTTAATCGGATGGGCCTGCCAGCCACGGCGTGGCCCCGCAGCACGATTTTTGCGTGTAGCATGGTGCATCCGAGGCAAGCGGCTCGCGCGAGTGGAACATTGCCGGCCAGCAAGACAGACAATCGTCCCCGCGTAGTGATCATAGGCGGCGGCTTCGGCGGACTCTACGCCGCGCGAACCCTGGCTCGCCATCCGGTCCAGATCACGCTGCTCGATCGCACCAACCACCACACATTCCAGCCGCTGCTCTATCAGGTCGCGACCGCGGTGCTCTCGCCCGGCGACATCGCCTCGCCCATCCGCAGCGTGCTGCGGCACCGGCACAACGTTGAGGTCATTCTTGACGAAGTAGCAGATTTCGATCTTGCGCGCCGCGTGGTGAAGACCAATGGTCTCGAGTTCGCTTACGACTACCTGATCGTTGCCGCCGGCGCCACACACTCCTACTTCGGGCACGACGACTGGGCCCCGTTCGCGCCCGGGCTGAAGTCGCTGGAAGACGCCATTGAGATCAGGCGCCGCGTGCTGCTGGCGTTTGAGCTGGCCGAACGCGCCGCAGCGCGCGGCCAGCCGCCCGGGCCCATCCGCTTCGTGATCATCGGCGCCGGGCCCACCGGCGTGGAGCTGGCAGGCGCGATCGCCGACATCACGCGCCACGCGCTGGCCGGCGAGTTCCGCGCCGTCGATCCCGCGCGCTCCCACGTGCTGCTGCTGGAGGGCGGGCCGCGCGTCCTGCCCGTCTATCCCGAAGACTTGTCGCGCAGCGCCCAGCAGCAACTGGAAAAGCTCGGCGTGGAGGTACGCGTGAATTCGCAGGTGACCGGCGTCGAGCCGGGACGCGTTTACGTGGGCGACACGGTGCTCGAGTCGGCCGTAACGCTGTGGGCCGCCGGCGTCGCCGCGTCACCATTGGGGAAAAAACTCGGCGCGCCCACCGACCGCGCTGGACGCGTGCTGGTCGAGCCCGACCTGAGCTTGCCCGGCCATCCCGAAGTGTTCG
Encoded here:
- a CDS encoding type IV pilus twitching motility protein PilT, translating into MHIDDLLRIAMERKASDLHLKVGNYPHIRVDGELVPLTDQPRISAEDMLNMAFSMMSNRQKQKFKENAELDMAYGVAGLGRFRVNVFQQRGNVGLVLRVIPTKIRALDELYMPKIVEQICEEARGLVLVTGVTGSGKSTTLAAMIDRINSTRPEHIITIEDPIEFLHRDKKGFVNQREVEVDTPSFGSALRASLRQDPDVILVGEMRDLETIGTALHAAETGHLVFSTLHTLDAVETINRIISVFPPPEQKQIRLQLAATIRAVISQRLVRRADGVGRVPAVEIMISTAYIRECIITPEKTRAIREAISAGVSQYGMQTFDQSLYDLFQQQLITYETALETASNPDDFKLRVQGIGSTADAARDEMQQAGFGGQR
- a CDS encoding NAD(P)/FAD-dependent oxidoreductase produces the protein MPASKTDNRPRVVIIGGGFGGLYAARTLARHPVQITLLDRTNHHTFQPLLYQVATAVLSPGDIASPIRSVLRHRHNVEVILDEVADFDLARRVVKTNGLEFAYDYLIVAAGATHSYFGHDDWAPFAPGLKSLEDAIEIRRRVLLAFELAERAAARGQPPGPIRFVIIGAGPTGVELAGAIADITRHALAGEFRAVDPARSHVLLLEGGPRVLPVYPEDLSRSAQQQLEKLGVEVRVNSQVTGVEPGRVYVGDTVLESAVTLWAAGVAASPLGKKLGAPTDRAGRVLVEPDLSLPGHPEVFVIGDLASVKQADGRPVPGVAPAAIQMGEATAKNVWRAVKGQKTGPFRYRDKGSLATIGRAAAVAQLGRLHIGGAIAWLLWLFVHIFFLIGFRNRILVMFEWAWAYLMHTNPTRLITGRTDMP